In a genomic window of Helianthus annuus cultivar XRQ/B chromosome 10, HanXRQr2.0-SUNRISE, whole genome shotgun sequence:
- the LOC118483360 gene encoding uncharacterized protein LOC118483360: MSKWPNATLLALNRDISNDNPLILLTINNNFGPTPFRIFNSWFGKLGFEVAVKKGIEKTCESSFKDEIMAIKMKAIREELKLWRKNKKEEEEKELTEAQSKLLVLDDLAENRRLTEEEICLWKECKAVVREWHQTQLLDLQQKARVRWIELGDENTSYFHSVVNNHISRNKVSGLWIGGQWISDPMEIKNQFQKAFKEKFNEPVTSRPRIGADGFSKLSQSQAEGLVVPFSIEEVHTTVWDCGISKAPGPDGITFKLIKTNWEELKGVVMDVMTQFHTHTALYIIHVVLPSLPSSQR, encoded by the exons ATGTCTAAATGGCCCAATGCCACATTATTGGCCCTCAACAGAGACATATCTAACGATAACCCACTCATACTTCTCACGATAAACAATAACTTTGGCCCGACTCCATTCAGAATTTTTAACAGTTGGTTTGGGAAGCTGGGATTTGAGGTGGCAGTAAAAAAAGGAATTGAAAAAACGTGTGAATCATCCTTCAAAGATGAAATTATGGCAATCAAAATGAAAGCAATTAGAGAAGAGCTCAAACTATGGCGAAAGAACAAGAAGGAGGAAGAGGAGAAAGAGCTTACGGAGGCACAAAGTAAATTGCTAGTACTCGATGATCTAGCTGAAAATAGGAGGCTTACGGAGGAAGAGATTTGTCTTTGGAAAGAATGTAAGGCAGTTGTAAGAGAATGGCATCAAACACAACTACTTGATCTACAACAAAAAGCAAGGGTGAGATGGATTGAATTAGGTGATGAAAACACTAGTTATTTTCATTCAGTGGTAAACAACCACATATCAAGAAATAAGGTCAGTGGATTATGGATTGGAGGGCAGTGGATTTCGGATCCTATGGAGATAAAAAATCAATTTCAGAAAGCTTTCAAAGAGAagtttaacgaaccggtaacatCGAGACCAAGAATTGGAGCGGATGGTTTTTCAAAACTTAGTCAAAGCCAAGCTGAAGGGTTAGTGGTACCGTTTTCAATCGAAGAAGTACATACAACAGTTTGGGATTGTGGCATTTCAAAAGCACCGGGGCCAGATGGTATCACTTTTAAACTTATCAAGACAAATTGGGAAGAACTCAAAGGGGTGGTTATGGACGTCATGACACAGTTCCACACACACACGGCTCTCTACATCATACATGTAGTGCTTCCTTCATTGCCCTCATCCCAAAG GTAG
- the LOC110880523 gene encoding uncharacterized protein LOC110880523, whose amino-acid sequence MSKWPNATLLALNRDISNDNPLILLTINNNFGPTPFRIFNSWFGKLGFEVAVKKGIEKTCESSFKDEIMAIKMKAIREELKLWRKNKKEEEEKELTEAQSKLLVLDDLAENRRLTEEEICLWKECKAVVREWHQTQLLDLQQKARVRWIELGDENTSYFHSVVNNHISRNKVSGLWIGGQWISDPMEIKNQFQKAFKEKFNKPVTSRPRIGADGFSKLSQSQAEGLVVPFSIEEVHTTVWDCGISKAPGPDGITFKLIKTNWEELKGVVMDVMTQFHTHTALYIIHVVLPSLPSSQR is encoded by the exons ATGTCTAAATGGCCCAATGCCACATTATTGGCCCTCAACAGAGACATATCTAACGATAACCCACTCATACTTCTCACGATAAACAATAACTTTGGCCCGACTCCATTCAGAATTTTTAACAGTTGGTTTGGGAAGCTGGGATTTGAGGTGGCAGTAAAAAAAGGAATTGAAAAAACGTGTGAATCATCCTTCAAAGATGAAATTATGGCAATCAAAATGAAAGCAATTAGAGAAGAGCTCAAACTATGGCGAAAGAACAAGAAGGAGGAAGAGGAGAAAGAGCTTACGGAGGCACAAAGTAAATTGCTAGTACTCGATGATCTAGCTGAAAATAGGAGGCTTACGGAGGAAGAGATTTGTCTTTGGAAAGAATGTAAGGCAGTTGTAAGAGAATGGCATCAAACACAACTACTTGATCTACAACAAAAAGCAAGGGTGAGATGGATTGAATTAGGTGATGAAAACACTAGTTATTTTCATTCAGTGGTAAACAACCACATATCAAGAAATAAGGTCAGTGGATTATGGATTGGAGGGCAGTGGATTTCGGATCCTATGGAGATAAAAAATCAATTTCAGAAAGCTTTCAAAGAGAAGTTTAACAAACCGGTAACATCGAGACCAAGAATTGGAGCGGATGGTTTTTCAAAACTTAGTCAAAGCCAAGCTGAAGGGTTAGTGGTACCGTTTTCAATCGAAGAAGTACATACAACAGTTTGGGATTGTGGCATTTCAAAAGCACCGGGGCCAGATGGTATCACTTTTAAACTTATCAAGACAAATTGGGAAGAACTCAAAGGGGTGGTTATGGACGTCATGACACAGTTCCACACACACACGGCTCTCTACATCATACATGTAGTGCTTCCTTCATTGCCCTCATCCCAAAG GTAG